The Stackebrandtia nassauensis DSM 44728 genome includes the window GCGCGGCGCACTGGTTCGTCTTCGTCGCCTTCATCACGCTGTTCCCGGTCCTGGTCGAGGCGTACCTCAAGGTCATCAATCCGACGTGGACACTGCCCTTCGTCGGACACTGGTCGCTGTGGCTGCTGTACACCGAGACCATCGGCGCCCTCGGCATCGCGGGCATCGTCGCGCTGTTCGTCGTGCGGATGCTGAACCAGCCCCGGAACAACCCGGCTCCCGAACGGCCCGAGGGCACCGAACTGTCCGAGGCGCACACCCGCACCTCCACCTCCCGGTTCGAGCGGTCCCGGCAGTGGCAGGGCTTCTACATCGAGGCCACGATCTTCGGCATCATCGCCAGCCACTTCATCACCCGGTCGCTGAAGGTCGCCGCCGGTGAACTGGACGTCCCCGCCTGGGCGGCACCGATCTCGAACGCGATCGGCGGCGCGATGTCGGGCCTCGGCGAGGCCGCGCTGACCCCCATCACCATCGTGGCGCTGGTCGAGATCATCATCTCCTGGCTGTTCTTCTACATCCTGGGCCGCAACATCACGATGGGCCTGGGCTGGCACCGGATCACGGCCTTCTTCAACATCTACTTCAAGCGCAACGCCGACGGCCCGGTCTCGCTGGGCGCGGCCAAACCGCTCATGGTGCGCGGCGAACCCATCGACTTCGAGAACGCCGACCCCGAGACCGACCCCTTCGGCGTCGGGCAGGTCGAACAGTTCACCTGGAAGGGCCTGCTCGACTTCACCACCTGCACCGAGTGCGGACGCTGCCAGTCGCAGTGCCCGGCCTGGAACACCGACAAACCGCTGTCGCCCAAGCTGCTCATCACCGACCTGCGCGAGCACCTGTACGCCAAGGCCCCGTACCTGCTGGCCGGAGGCGGCAAGGACGCGCTCGGCGAGGAGACCGGCACCGCCGAACAGCTCAAGGACGTGCCCGCCGACGCGCTGGCCGAGGCCGAGAAGTCGCTGGTCGGCGACGTCATCGACCCCGACGTGCTGTGGTCGTGCACCACGTGTGGCGCCTGCGTGGAGCAGTGCCCGGTCGACATCGAGCACGTCGACCACATCGTCGACATGCGCCGCCACCAGGTGATGATCGAATCGGCGTTCCCGTCCGAGGCGCAGACCCTGATGCGCAACCTCGAGAACAAGGGCAACCCGTGGGGCGCGGCCCCCAACACCCGCGAGGACTGGACCAAGGGCCTGGACTTCGAGGTGCCGCGGGTGGACTCGGCCAGCCCCGACTTCGAGTACCTGTTCTGGGTCGGCTGCGCCGGTGCCTTCGACGACAAGGCCGTCAAGACCACCCAGGCGGTGGCGACACTGCTGTACGAGGCCGAGGTCAAGTACGCCATCCTCGGCAACGGCGAGACCTGCACCGGCGACCCGGCCCGCCGCAGCGGCAACGAGTTCCTGTTCTCGATGCTGGCCGAGCAGAACGTCGAGACCCTCAACGAGGCCAAGGTCACCAAGATCGTCGCCACCTGCCCGCACTGCCTCAACACGCTCGGCAACGAGTACGGCCAACTGGGCGGCAACTACGAGGTCATCCACCACACCGAACTGCTGTCCAACCTGATCGCGGAACGGCGGCTCAAGCCGGTCACCAAGCTGGAGAACGGAGTCACGTACCACGACCCCTGCTACCTGGGCCGCCACAACCGGGTGTTCAGCCCGCCGCGTGAGCTGCTGGGCGAGGTCTCGGCCACCGGCCTGACCGAGATGCCCCGCAACTCCGAGAAGTCCTTCTGCTGCGGTGCCGGTGGGGCCCGCATGTGGATGGAGGAGAAGATCGGTACACGTATTAACATCAATCGAAGTACCGAAGCGGTGGAGACCGGCGCCAAAACCGTAGCGGTCGCCTGTCCATTCTGTTCCACGATGATCAATGACGGTGTGAACGCGGTAGGTGCCGGAGACGACGTGGAAGTCGTCGATGTGGCACAGATCCTACTGCGAAACACTCGCGAGTAACCCTTACGTCACGCCAAGTACCAGCACA containing:
- a CDS encoding (Fe-S)-binding protein — protein: MGVVQIVATLIAAVVTIVAITVFARTGMSMVRIIKLGAPDPTRRNKGAVRLKTMLRETVGHTRMLKWTLVGAAHWFVFVAFITLFPVLVEAYLKVINPTWTLPFVGHWSLWLLYTETIGALGIAGIVALFVVRMLNQPRNNPAPERPEGTELSEAHTRTSTSRFERSRQWQGFYIEATIFGIIASHFITRSLKVAAGELDVPAWAAPISNAIGGAMSGLGEAALTPITIVALVEIIISWLFFYILGRNITMGLGWHRITAFFNIYFKRNADGPVSLGAAKPLMVRGEPIDFENADPETDPFGVGQVEQFTWKGLLDFTTCTECGRCQSQCPAWNTDKPLSPKLLITDLREHLYAKAPYLLAGGGKDALGEETGTAEQLKDVPADALAEAEKSLVGDVIDPDVLWSCTTCGACVEQCPVDIEHVDHIVDMRRHQVMIESAFPSEAQTLMRNLENKGNPWGAAPNTREDWTKGLDFEVPRVDSASPDFEYLFWVGCAGAFDDKAVKTTQAVATLLYEAEVKYAILGNGETCTGDPARRSGNEFLFSMLAEQNVETLNEAKVTKIVATCPHCLNTLGNEYGQLGGNYEVIHHTELLSNLIAERRLKPVTKLENGVTYHDPCYLGRHNRVFSPPRELLGEVSATGLTEMPRNSEKSFCCGAGGARMWMEEKIGTRININRSTEAVETGAKTVAVACPFCSTMINDGVNAVGAGDDVEVVDVAQILLRNTRE